One genomic region from Quercus robur chromosome 4, dhQueRobu3.1, whole genome shotgun sequence encodes:
- the LOC126723075 gene encoding malate dehydrogenase, cytoplasmic-like isoform X3, with amino-acid sequence MGQIGYAIAPMIARGIMLGPDQPVILHLLDIAPAAEALNGVKMELLDAAFPLLKEVHATTDITEACKDVNIAIMLGGFPRKEGMERKDMMSKNVPIYKEQASALEEHAASDCKVLVVANPANTNALILKEFAPSIPKENITCLTRLDHNRALSQIAERLKVYVTDVKNVIIWGNHSSTQYPDANHATVTTTNGERLVKELDSDDHWLKNEFINTVQQRGAAIIKARKASSALSAASAACDHMRDWVLGTPKGTWVSMGVYSDGSYGIPKDIIYSFPVKCEKGKWSIVNGLKIDEFSRAKMDVTAKDLIDEKEVAHSCLN; translated from the exons Atgg GGCAAATAGGTTATGCCATTGCTCCAATGATTGCAAGGGGAATCATGCTGGGTCCTGATCAGCCTGTGATTCTGCACTTGCTTGATATCGCACCGGCAGCTGAAGCCTTGAATGGGGTAAAAATGGAATTGCTTGATGCTGCCTTCCCTCTTCTGAAAG AGGTGCATGCTACCACGGACATCACTGAAGCTTGTAAAGACGTCAATATTGCTATTATGCTTGGTGGATTCCCCCGGAAGGAAGGTATGGAAAGGAAGGATATGATGTCTAAGAATGTGCCTATTTACAAGGAACAGGCTTCGGCCTTGGAGGAGCATGCTGCTTCGGATTGCAAG GTGCTAGTTGTTGCCAACCCTGCAAACACCAATGCTCTCATCTTGAAAGAATTTGCTCCTTCAATCCCAAAGGAAAACATCACGTGCCTAACACGGCTTGATCATAACAGAGCATTAAGTCAAATAGCTGAGAGACTGAAGGTTTATGTTACTGATGTCAAGAACGTAATCATCTGGGGCAATCACTCTTCAACTCAATATCCGGATGCCAATCATGCGACTGTCACCACCACAAATGGAGAGAGACTAGTCAAAGAACTTGATTCTGACGATCATTG GTTAAAAAACGAGTTCATCAACACTGTACAGCAGCGTGGCGCAGCCATTATCAAGGCTCGGAAAGCATCAAGTGCATTGTCTGCTGCAAGTGCTGCTTGTGATCATATGCGTGATTGGGTTCTCGGGACTCCCAAG GGAACGTGGGTTTCCATGGGAGTGTATTCTGATGGTTCTTATGGGATCCCAAAGGATATTATTTACTCTTTTCCTGTTAAATGTGAGAAAGGAAAATGGTCAATTGTGAATG GGCTCAAGATCGATGAATTCTCAAGGGCAAAGATGGATGTAACTGCAAAAGACCTCATTGACGAAAAAGAAGTTGCCCATTCATGCCTCAACTAA
- the LOC126723075 gene encoding malate dehydrogenase, cytoplasmic-like isoform X1: MCIYVRRLDSFEKKSTRNCLFISLVFEKMEYLVLLQNGLVVLFTIAISWKLITYMWGSVKMEKEPMKVLVTGAAGQIGYAIAPMIARGIMLGPDQPVILHLLDIAPAAEALNGVKMELLDAAFPLLKEVHATTDITEACKDVNIAIMLGGFPRKEGMERKDMMSKNVPIYKEQASALEEHAASDCKVLVVANPANTNALILKEFAPSIPKENITCLTRLDHNRALSQIAERLKVYVTDVKNVIIWGNHSSTQYPDANHATVTTTNGERLVKELDSDDHWLKNEFINTVQQRGAAIIKARKASSALSAASAACDHMRDWVLGTPKGTWVSMGVYSDGSYGIPKDIIYSFPVKCEKGKWSIVNGLKIDEFSRAKMDVTAKDLIDEKEVAHSCLN, translated from the exons ATGTGTATATATGTTAGAAGGTTGGATAGTTTTGAGAAGAAATCTACAAGGAACTGTTTATTTATCAGTttggtttttgagaaaatggagTATCTTGTATTGCTTCAGAATGGTCTCGTTGTTTTGTTTACTATTGCTATCTCTTGGAAGCTTATTACATATATGTGGGGCTCCGTGAAGATGGAGAAGGAACCAATGAAAGTATTGGTCACTGGTGCTGCAG GGCAAATAGGTTATGCCATTGCTCCAATGATTGCAAGGGGAATCATGCTGGGTCCTGATCAGCCTGTGATTCTGCACTTGCTTGATATCGCACCGGCAGCTGAAGCCTTGAATGGGGTAAAAATGGAATTGCTTGATGCTGCCTTCCCTCTTCTGAAAG AGGTGCATGCTACCACGGACATCACTGAAGCTTGTAAAGACGTCAATATTGCTATTATGCTTGGTGGATTCCCCCGGAAGGAAGGTATGGAAAGGAAGGATATGATGTCTAAGAATGTGCCTATTTACAAGGAACAGGCTTCGGCCTTGGAGGAGCATGCTGCTTCGGATTGCAAG GTGCTAGTTGTTGCCAACCCTGCAAACACCAATGCTCTCATCTTGAAAGAATTTGCTCCTTCAATCCCAAAGGAAAACATCACGTGCCTAACACGGCTTGATCATAACAGAGCATTAAGTCAAATAGCTGAGAGACTGAAGGTTTATGTTACTGATGTCAAGAACGTAATCATCTGGGGCAATCACTCTTCAACTCAATATCCGGATGCCAATCATGCGACTGTCACCACCACAAATGGAGAGAGACTAGTCAAAGAACTTGATTCTGACGATCATTG GTTAAAAAACGAGTTCATCAACACTGTACAGCAGCGTGGCGCAGCCATTATCAAGGCTCGGAAAGCATCAAGTGCATTGTCTGCTGCAAGTGCTGCTTGTGATCATATGCGTGATTGGGTTCTCGGGACTCCCAAG GGAACGTGGGTTTCCATGGGAGTGTATTCTGATGGTTCTTATGGGATCCCAAAGGATATTATTTACTCTTTTCCTGTTAAATGTGAGAAAGGAAAATGGTCAATTGTGAATG GGCTCAAGATCGATGAATTCTCAAGGGCAAAGATGGATGTAACTGCAAAAGACCTCATTGACGAAAAAGAAGTTGCCCATTCATGCCTCAACTAA
- the LOC126723075 gene encoding malate dehydrogenase, cytoplasmic-like isoform X2, which translates to MCIYVRRLDSFEKKSTRNCLFISLVFEKMEYLVLLQNGLVVLFTIAISWKLITYMWGSVKMEKEPMKVLVTGAAGQIGYAIAPMIARGIMLGPDQPVILHLLDIAPAAEALNGVKMELLDAAFPLLKEVHATTDITEACKDVNIAIMLGGFPRKEGMERKDMMSKNVPIYKEQASALEEHAASDCKVLVVANPANTNALILKEFAPSIPKENITCLTRLDHNRALSQIAERLKVYVTDVKNVIIWGNHSSTQYPDANHATVTTTNGERLVKELDSDDHCSVAQPLSRLGKHQVHCLLQVLLVIICVIGFSGLPRERGFPWECILMVLMGSQRILFTLFLLNVRKENGQL; encoded by the exons ATGTGTATATATGTTAGAAGGTTGGATAGTTTTGAGAAGAAATCTACAAGGAACTGTTTATTTATCAGTttggtttttgagaaaatggagTATCTTGTATTGCTTCAGAATGGTCTCGTTGTTTTGTTTACTATTGCTATCTCTTGGAAGCTTATTACATATATGTGGGGCTCCGTGAAGATGGAGAAGGAACCAATGAAAGTATTGGTCACTGGTGCTGCAG GGCAAATAGGTTATGCCATTGCTCCAATGATTGCAAGGGGAATCATGCTGGGTCCTGATCAGCCTGTGATTCTGCACTTGCTTGATATCGCACCGGCAGCTGAAGCCTTGAATGGGGTAAAAATGGAATTGCTTGATGCTGCCTTCCCTCTTCTGAAAG AGGTGCATGCTACCACGGACATCACTGAAGCTTGTAAAGACGTCAATATTGCTATTATGCTTGGTGGATTCCCCCGGAAGGAAGGTATGGAAAGGAAGGATATGATGTCTAAGAATGTGCCTATTTACAAGGAACAGGCTTCGGCCTTGGAGGAGCATGCTGCTTCGGATTGCAAG GTGCTAGTTGTTGCCAACCCTGCAAACACCAATGCTCTCATCTTGAAAGAATTTGCTCCTTCAATCCCAAAGGAAAACATCACGTGCCTAACACGGCTTGATCATAACAGAGCATTAAGTCAAATAGCTGAGAGACTGAAGGTTTATGTTACTGATGTCAAGAACGTAATCATCTGGGGCAATCACTCTTCAACTCAATATCCGGATGCCAATCATGCGACTGTCACCACCACAAATGGAGAGAGACTAGTCAAAGAACTTGATTCTGACGATCATTG CAGCGTGGCGCAGCCATTATCAAGGCTCGGAAAGCATCAAGTGCATTGTCTGCTGCAAGTGCTGCTTGTGATCATATGCGTGATTGGGTTCTCGGGACTCCCAAG GGAACGTGGGTTTCCATGGGAGTGTATTCTGATGGTTCTTATGGGATCCCAAAGGATATTATTTACTCTTTTCCTGTTAAATGTGAGAAAGGAAAATGGTCAATTGTGA